Within Sardina pilchardus chromosome 21, fSarPil1.1, whole genome shotgun sequence, the genomic segment AAACACTCACTTCTCCGTGGCGTTTCCAGTGCATATGGAGAGACGAGGTCGCCTGAAGTGGGTGGAGGTGAACGTGACCTCCTTCCTGCACCCTCTCTTCAGCTCGCACAAGGACGACATCCATATGCTCATCAACCTCACCTGCGTGGTGGACGGCGGGATCCCCTATGACCACAAGGGCCCCGTGGAGCTCACTTTGAGGTCCCCTTCGCTCCTGCTGTACCTCAACGACACCAGTAAACTGGCCCATCAGAGGTGGCCACCCCCGTCCCCCATGTCTGGGGGGTTTAACGGCCGCGCCACGTTCAATCACCCAATGGGCTTCAGCCCAACGAGGAGGAtctggaggaggagacggaACGTTTCCAGAGGCAAGCCGACACCCGGGCCAAAAATTTCCATCTTCCTTCCCAAGCGTGACTTCCTGCCGGACGACTGTATGTTGTATGACATCAAGGTGAGCTTCAGCCAGCTCAAGCTGGACCACTGGATCATTGCGCCGCAGAAGTACAACCCACGGTACTGCAAGGGCACGTGCCCACGGGCAGTGGGCTACATGAATGGTTCCCCGATGCACACCATGGTGCAAAACGTAATTTACGAGAAGCTAAATTCTTCTATTCCTAGGCCTTCCTGCGTTCCCTCAGAATATAAGCCCCTTAGTGTTTTGACCATTGAAAACGACGGGTCTATTGCATTAAAGGAGTATGAGGAGATGATTGCAACAATGTGCGCCTGTCGCTAAAACTCTAGCATCAGATAGGGGTGTTTCATTAAGCATTTTGACATCTTTTAGTGGCTATCATTTAGTGTCTTAATCCAATGGCATTTAAATGGTAAATGGTATGGGTCAGTCTCGCCAAGTCCTCGTGCAACTATTTATAACTTTTGTGGACACTCATATTTTTCATACAAATGCTCAATCTTATAATACACTGAAGATCTGACTGGGGCAATGTTACTGCTTCTCTCTAGAATAATTCGGAGGAGATGAAATCATTGGCTTTTCTGTGTGTCATTTTATCtctttgaaaaatgtgcattcattcatcaatgaaaatatttgttttcttttgtttcttgcCTTCTTACATcactgtatttgtatgtgtgataTTATGTGATACTGTGAGTtaggtttttttgtttaatttaatcaGCATTGATATaattttatgtttatttttgttaattTATTTCTGTTCTGTACTTTCTGAATATTCTGTGAATTTTTAGAAAATCTGGGCAGATgaagaagtgtaatctaatgCCCCTATGCAAACTCTTTTACACTTGTCAATTTCAATTTTATACCGGTACAAAAGAAATATCTCATGTACTACCTCCCTGTTCATAAGGTCCACTTAATAAGTTGTCCCTCTGGACAACTTGATAGACAATCTGGGTTAATTGTTGTCAAGGAAATTACTAAATGCCTAATGAATATTGAAGTCTACCTATGTATTTGGCATGCTTATCAATGTAAATTAATTCACTGTTATTGTTTGGATAACTGatttcacacaaaaaaaggaatatttattaatattcaTGTTAAAAAGTTCAATAAAAAAAGGCAAGTCACCCATCAGGAATCAATAGTTTGTTAGAACTAAATGTTTGGGTCTATTTGATTTTTGATGTAAATGTCCAATTTTATTCTCTCTTTGATCTTCAACAATTTCCTGAAAGTACTTAATATACAACAGGACGTTCATGACAGCTACATTATAGCTTGTCTCAttgggcctctctcaacatccctcctcgatgctcggtcctccagactcgttcccactgatctacatcAGAGACACTTCTATacctagcactggatagactatcccattgttgccgccccatcattctttatctagatcagtgagaaagAGGACcgaggaaagaagggaggataaacacaaatgagaggcacccattatGTTGATCCTGTTGAGGCATGTCTTTGGGAAGCTGGCTCTCAGACTCTGGTTGATTGCCAGATTTTCTCCCCTGACACCTGACAGAGTGCTTGACGGCCTGACAGCCTGCCCTGGTTACCTACACGGCAATGAATGTTGCCTCACACTCATGCCTTGCTCACTGGGTAATTTTGTCTTCAAGAAATTGTCTGTGGGTCATATATGCTAGactcaataatgatgataaaaGAAAATAGTAAGCCTTCTAAACTGTTTACTACAGTCTAGTAAAAAGTGGAACTAAATACTAAAAAGCGGATTGCTGTCAATAATCTTTGTCGAGGATTATGCTAGATGAACATACTGTGACTATGTTGCAAGATTTAAAAGGGAGTTCAAAGTATCTGGTGTAATGATATATCATCCGCACCAGTTGGTGGCAGTAGTAATGTCAAACCACACTTTATTTCTATGGTAGGCCGTTATGTTGCTAACACGTAAAGCTAATTTTCCTGGCTAGCATACACCAAGACAGCCATTATCGCCATACTGAAACTCTCTGGAGGAGCAGAAAGGTTTGTCTTTCGCACCGTAACAAAATGATCTTTCTAACCTGTCTGAATTGTAACTAACAACATTTCTGTACGCCTATTGTAGACTCAGCTCAATTTGTTTATGATCTAAGTAATTTAACTTGTTGGTAAGATGTGTGCAGTGTTCCGAATGTCAAACAAGGTCTTTTGTGAAGTGAGCTAGCAGCTAGACTAACTTAGCTATGTTACCGTGAGCTGTTACAAGCAAAGGGCAATGTAGCTAGATGGCTAAACAATGGCACATTCCGAGATTTTAAGTAATATTTACTTCACGCCAATATCAATGTTAGCCAGTATTTTCAGAAATTGTCCTAGGGTTAGGGCTAACATTGGTGTCATTGAAGTTAACTTTAGTGTAACTTGGCTAGCAACCTTACTGGCGCATTTATCTTTCCAAGATGTAACTGTTGTGAACTGTAAACATTACGTTAATAACGTGATTACTAGTTTAAAGGTCGTACGTTTATTTCCGTGTAAGGTAACATCACTACTGAAAAGAACATGGGCTAACGTTGGTGAACTTGTTACGCAATCCAGCCACAATTTACCTTTACCTGCTAGTCCGATAACGTCTAGCCACCAGTGTTATCTTCTGAACAGTCTACAAATGTGTTAGTTGGTTGTGTTGGGAGTTATGGGTTAATTATGAGATCAACTCATCCACTTGACAATTGGTTGATAATATTTGGTCAGTGTCCGAAACCTGTTATTAACCTTAACATTAGATTATCGCCCTTCTGTTTTGTCCATGTTTGGTTTCAACGGCAGTGGCATGTGTTATGAAAGTGTCAGAAGAACATTTGCCATAGGTGGTTGGCGTATAatgaatataatatattttgtttCTCTTTAGACCAGCTCTCTAGATAAAATGGGACGTCACTTCGGAGATCTCGCCAGGATTCGGCATGTGATCACCTACAGCATCTCCCCGTTTGAACAGAAGGCATTCGCTAACTACTTCTCCAAGGGTATCCCAAACGTCTGGAGACGATTCAGAGCATCGGTTTTCAAAGTTGCACCACGTAAGCCTTCAACCATGTTATCACCTCAATTGTGCACTATGTTATTTATgcactattgttcttcttagCTTCCctatcttattattattattattattatttaaaaaaagagaaaataaattagTTTGGCtcactcctgctcctgctcctagaGTGTTTGAGATATTGATACTGTTCCAACTCTAAAACGTCCAACTAGAACCATTGTAAGTTGCTGGCACGGATGGTGTCTCtgacccaaagccatcgatatctcaaagttgcgacaaccgttgacttccatgttaaagccagattagagcggtcacgtggttagtgggtagacacagtagttccctcggtccctggtttactacggggtTGACAGCAgtgatcgcattaatatttacggtaaatactcgatgaaaattactataaactgcatttccacatacatatattactcaatgaaaatgcattattatgcacacgactataagtcatgtagaaaagtcttattagatattcattcattctcaatggaatagttcccggatgtgccgccattgtttgtacacgggagtcaatgttagtgtcgcaactttgagatatcgatggctttgctctGACCCAAACTAAACTTggacaggtcacaaattttgtcttCAGACCATGCGTTATAAAAAGTTGCTGAAAGGATTTTTGGTTTTCAAAAGCATTCACCCATCACAGCCAATTGAAATAAGTcatgaagccgccaaacaggaagtaagTTCACAACTCAGCAACACTTTCGTGTATCAAAACAACTTGGTACAGGGACTTGGGACTCtattggcccaatcccaatgtccggactcacaaactcacggactttggtgcgcgttctcgcgaaattcgtaagggtttagggctgtcccaatgtcgaattacaacagGCGGGAGGGTTTGAAtacagacttaccgagccctttccgtgagtctgcatcggtgcagacttaacctaagggaattacccacagttcaaagtgttgtgacgtttaccgcggagatcataggaaaatccggaaatgaaggtaaacaacagcacgcacgacacacgtgcatggtgcaaatgttagcaacgtctttgttagtaaacatcgccaaggtacatgtgatctcgtgaagtgctgtcccaatcccaaatacctatctgagcctatgtggcctcacacactcactcacttagcacctgagatcaattaagtctgtgagtctttagttcttagtctttagggctgacattgggattgggccattgtgAGGACAcgttggcccaatcccaatgtcagccctaaggACTAGGACTAAGGagtcacagacttaattgatttcaggtgctaagtgagtgagtgtgtgaggccacatgggctcagataggtatttggatACTGCACCTAAGCAAGCACACTTTGCAGTTCCTCAGATGTGCATCCCAGttatcattttgtttttttctctttttacaGCTATGACTGTTATGTACCTGACATACACCTGGGGAAACAGTGTCCATgaacaaggcaaaaaaaagaacatcagTGATTTCGAGAAGGGTGAAGCCGATGAGTGAATCCAGTTAACGTCTCCTGGAGAATCGTGTCTCTCCaacttgtctctctttctgtatgattacctaataaaaaatatttatgaaaaagaatgccttgtgtgtgcttatgtttcTATTTTGACGTGTGGAGTTTGGTGCATCACAGGTTAATATATCCTGCCTTCTCTGAGTGGTGTTGAAAACATACAGACATATAGGCTGTAACTTAAGTCATACATAACATAAGTGTTGCGCAACGGAAGGCAGTTTAATACGTTTCCTTATCTCCACCACTGGCGCATATGGATCCTGCTCTGAGCCAACCACAGAACCAGTCATTAGTCTGACCATTTCCATGGGGTACCTCTTAAAGCTGCCTCCTGAGTTAACTACTACAACATGAAAGTGAAAGCTGGCAACGACTGACTGGTAGATCACCAAGGGCTTTTATCAcagatgtaaaaaaaatcccagGCTCTGCTTCACCCTATGaattgtgtgttggtgtttgctgACTAGACCTATCCGTCATCCAGTAACTTGTGACCCTAAGTCCTGACCACCTTCACAtggggcctctctcaacatccctcctcgatgctcgggcttccagactcgttcccactgatctataactagcactggatagactatcccattgttgccgccccatcattatttatctagatcagtgagaatgaggactgaggaaggaagggaggatatgtAAAACACAAATGAGAGGTGCCCATTGACTCCCTCAATGGGGACTGGTAGTGGAGTCTGTCTTGCTGGGAAACTGGACATCCACTGCTGTCTCCTTGACTTTGGTGGTGTTAAATTGCAGATGTGGCTGTTCCGTGAACATGTTGCACTGTCAAGTCTCATCACTGAGATTTATCTGAAAGAATAGGATGGGTGCAGTACAGTTTTGTTATTCTGTTATGTAGAAAttaggaaaaaatttaagtTTCTGATCTTTGTCTTAAAACAGGTAATgttgaatactgtatgtggccagTGACTTCCTAGTTGCAGATGGTAAATAGTCATCAGCATccgctggtaaaaaaaaaaaaatgatagagGATGTAATAATTGTTTTTGTCTTAGTCAAATTCAATGTAATATTCTATATTATATTCTATCTATGAACGTTAATTAGATTAATCATCAAACTATTGTCTGACATTTAAGCGTGGCAGAGATTCTAGAGATTAAggaaagacttttattttgacttcCCGGAGAAAGTGCTCGAATTTTCGTGATGCTTCCAAACCGGAAATTATGTACCCTGTCACGCTGTCTTCAATGAGAAACCGGCGAGCAAGCTTGGTACAGAGCTAGCTAGCTGCCTAATGCAGTTATAAGGGATAATGAATTAACCATCCAGCCACTGAATAATTTTCAAATAAGCAGATATTGGGTTTTCGACTGTTAACAGTGTTTTGTCTTGAGCAACTTCTGTAAGTAACGTTACAATCAAAGATAAAGATGTCTGTGGTTGGATTCGACGTTGGTTTTTTGAACTGCTATATTGCAGTAGCCCGAGCTGGAGGTATTGAGACGGTAGCTAACGATTACAGCGACCGATGCACTCCGTAAGTATATCTTTAAAGAAGATGTTTACATTTTATTGTTCTTGAAGAACGTGTTGAAGAAGCGCTCGTTTTATCCATCGggtattttttgtttgtgaaaCATGCTTTTTTATTGTCTTGTAGGCTTGCTAGCTTACTAGCTTGAAGAGAATAGCTTAGCTGGCTAGCTCATAGGTTGAGCAACATTGTTCGAGAATGTTGTAAGATGGCTAATTTAAGATAGCCAGCCACTGCTACAATGTGATGTTCCGACTTGTCTAAACTGTATGT encodes:
- the gdf9 gene encoding growth/differentiation factor 9 isoform X1, yielding MAALTQEICARSLHGVIILLILNGVLPISLNSIYNELPEPSDPNFHGSILSPLLKALSDNEPWPDLSPRAKPESSYVRYMKRLYKMSAKPERSHETSHLYNTVRLITPRDECQQENEEVFMQDLSYSLSRVRSQEQLLKSVLLYSFDQDKAASFTTLCYLDIEEHDPSAQQCCPNTHFSVAFPVHMERRGRLKWVEVNVTSFLHPLFSSHKDDIHMLINLTCVVDGGIPYDHKGPVELTLRSPSLLLYLNDTSKLAHQRWPPPSPMSGGFNGRATFNHPMGFSPTRRIWRRRRNVSRGKPTPGPKISIFLPKRDFLPDDCMLYDIKVSFSQLKLDHWIIAPQKYNPRYCKGTCPRAVGYMNGSPMHTMVQNVIYEKLNSSIPRPSCVPSEYKPLSVLTIENDGSIALKEYEEMIATMCACR
- the gdf9 gene encoding growth/differentiation factor 9 isoform X2, which produces MNANRKMKDKAASFTTLCYLDIEEHDPSAQQCCPNTHFSVAFPVHMERRGRLKWVEVNVTSFLHPLFSSHKDDIHMLINLTCVVDGGIPYDHKGPVELTLRSPSLLLYLNDTSKLAHQRWPPPSPMSGGFNGRATFNHPMGFSPTRRIWRRRRNVSRGKPTPGPKISIFLPKRDFLPDDCMLYDIKVSFSQLKLDHWIIAPQKYNPRYCKGTCPRAVGYMNGSPMHTMVQNVIYEKLNSSIPRPSCVPSEYKPLSVLTIENDGSIALKEYEEMIATMCACR
- the LOC134069257 gene encoding cytochrome b-c1 complex subunit 8, whose amino-acid sequence is MGRHFGDLARIRHVITYSISPFEQKAFANYFSKGIPNVWRRFRASVFKVAPPMTVMYLTYTWGNSVHEQGKKKNISDFEKGEADE